CTTATAATAATCAGCCTGAGCTTCTTTCATCATCTTCATTTGTTCGGGTTGAATAAATGCAGGCATCCATTTCATAATTCCTCTATCTTTCAAACGTATCACCTCAGTACTTATTATATGCGAAAATATGTTCGTTTATTGAAAGAAAAAATAAAATTTTATAGTGTCCTGTCCACACAATTGGTGGTAATAAATCATAATTTATAATCGGATGGGAATTTCCAACTTCATTGCCTTTACTTTTATGAGTAGGGGATTTTTTATTTTGTGTCTATCATCATATAAGTACATTAATGAAAAGATAATTTCGTCTGAGGGCGTTATAGCAACACTAAGAGTATGTAACCCTCCCTATTGTTCATGAAAGGAGGAGACATCAGAGAGGGGAGAGTGAAAGTGATGGAGTACTTTATTTTATGCAAGTATTTTAGTTAAGGTTGTATTAATCGATAGGTCAAAAATCATTTTTATGCAACTCATTGGACATTGTGGTTATTAGAAATGGAGGGTTTTATTTGTTTATTTGCTTTTTTAACGAGTATTGTTAGTTTCATTTTTTCTGAGATGAGAAGGGGTTCTCTTATTAATTTACATAATAGTACTACTTTTAGTATATCGCAGATTAGCTTCCATTGTGCTTTTGGACAATGAAAAGGTATTAACAATTACAATTACAGCCTCACAATTAAAATGTAACCAATATAAATCTATGGGCTCAGTTAGGCGTGATGGAAATTACATTTGCACGTATTCCAACAGGAACCACAGCAATCACACTATGCGTTTTCACATCTATGACCGATACGGTTCCAATAACACTTGGGGGATTTTCAAAATTAACGACATAAGCCAATTTGCCATCTGGAGTGAAAGACATCCCAGATGGAGCCCTTCCAACCGGTACCATAGCAATTACATTATGAGTTTTCACATCTATGACGGATACTGATCCAGGATTGTCAATCACATTATTTATGACATAAGCTAATTTGCCATCAGGTGTGAAGGACATAGCAATTGAGTCCCGTCCAACTGGTATCGTAGCAATCACGCTATGAGTTTTCACATCTATGACCGAGACAGTTCCATTACCCATGGGCTCAGTGTTTATAACATAAGCCAATTTGCCGTCAGGCGTGATAGACACACCACGTGTATCCCTTCCAACTGGTATTGTAGCAATCACGCTATGAGTTTTCACATCTATGACCGAGACAGTTCCATTACCCATGGGCTCTGTGTGTGCAACATAAGCCAATTTGCCGTCAGGTGTGAAGGACACCGCACGTGGATCATCATTTGCATTATTACTAATCTGCACCGTAGCAATCACACTGTGAGTTTTCACATCTATGACCGAAGCAAATGTAAAAGATGGAATTTCTTGTCTACTGGTAACATAAGCTAATTTGCCATCAGGAGTGAAAGACACAACATTTACTGGATTTTCAATCGCAACCGTAGCAATTACATTATGAGTCTTCACGTCTATGACTGCAACGGTTGTTACTTCTATAACATAAGCCAATTTGCCATCAGGAGTGATTGACACCGCACGTGAATCATCGTTAATCGGCACTGAAGCAATCACTTGGTGAGTTTTTACATCTATAACTGATAAAGTTGCATTATTTTGGAAATTCCCACTGTTCACAATATAAGCCAATTTGCCATCGGGCGTGAAGGATATAGCACGTGAACCAACTCCAACTGACACTGTAGCAATCACATTATGGGTTTTCACATCTATAACCGATACAGTTCCGTTACCTGAGGGCGAAGCGTTATTTACAACATAAGCCAGTACCATAAGAATCACCCTATCTATTTAATTTGTTACCTTAATATA
This Cytobacillus sp. IB215665 DNA region includes the following protein-coding sequences:
- a CDS encoding cytochrome D1 domain-containing protein, whose product is MVLAYVVNNASPSGNGTVSVIDVKTHNVIATVSVGVGSRAISFTPDGKLAYIVNSGNFQNNATLSVIDVKTHQVIASVPINDDSRAVSITPDGKLAYVIEVTTVAVIDVKTHNVIATVAIENPVNVVSFTPDGKLAYVTSRQEIPSFTFASVIDVKTHSVIATVQISNNANDDPRAVSFTPDGKLAYVAHTEPMGNGTVSVIDVKTHSVIATIPVGRDTRGVSITPDGKLAYVINTEPMGNGTVSVIDVKTHSVIATIPVGRDSIAMSFTPDGKLAYVINNVIDNPGSVSVIDVKTHNVIAMVPVGRAPSGMSFTPDGKLAYVVNFENPPSVIGTVSVIDVKTHSVIAVVPVGIRANVISITPN